The proteins below are encoded in one region of Streptomyces cyanogenus:
- a CDS encoding RNA polymerase sigma-70 factor, whose protein sequence is MTADLATDVFEEHRPLLMGVAYRMLGRVADAEDVVQEAWLRWYQADRTEVREPRAYLVRITTRLAIDRLRQVQSRGEAYVGPWLPEPYLTEFADTAPDSADHAVLADTVSLAVLVVLESLSPLERAVFVLREAFGYPFAEIATLLDRAEPAVRQLAGRARRHVAERRPRYEVDPSRRRDLTERFLAAAAGGDLEGLLSLLAPDVRLVGDSGGKAKAPLRVLHTADKVGRFLVAVARSGPADLSFRPVEVNGGPALLILSGDKPDSLFQVDIADGRITAVYIVRNPDKLRHLDGR, encoded by the coding sequence GTGACCGCCGACCTCGCCACCGACGTCTTCGAAGAGCACCGGCCCCTGCTCATGGGAGTCGCCTACCGCATGCTCGGCCGGGTCGCCGACGCCGAGGACGTGGTCCAGGAAGCCTGGCTGCGCTGGTACCAGGCCGACCGCACGGAGGTCCGCGAACCGCGCGCCTACCTCGTGCGCATCACCACCCGGCTGGCCATCGACCGGCTGCGCCAGGTGCAGTCGCGCGGCGAGGCGTACGTCGGGCCGTGGCTGCCGGAGCCGTATCTCACCGAGTTCGCCGACACCGCCCCGGACTCCGCGGACCACGCCGTACTCGCCGACACGGTCTCGCTGGCCGTCCTGGTCGTCCTGGAGTCGCTCTCCCCCCTGGAGCGCGCCGTGTTCGTGCTCCGCGAGGCGTTCGGCTACCCCTTCGCCGAGATCGCCACGCTGCTCGACCGGGCCGAGCCGGCGGTACGGCAGCTCGCCGGCCGGGCCCGCCGGCACGTGGCCGAACGGCGCCCCCGGTACGAGGTCGACCCCAGCCGGCGCCGGGATCTGACCGAGCGTTTCCTCGCCGCCGCGGCCGGGGGCGACCTGGAGGGCCTGCTGTCCCTGCTCGCTCCGGACGTCCGGCTGGTCGGCGACAGCGGCGGCAAGGCCAAGGCGCCGCTGCGGGTCCTGCACACCGCCGACAAGGTCGGCCGCTTCCTCGTCGCCGTCGCCCGCTCCGGCCCGGCGGACCTGTCCTTCCGCCCCGTGGAGGTCAACGGCGGCCCCGCGCTGCTGATCCTGTCCGGCGACAAGCCCGACAGCCTGTTCCAGGTCGACATCGCCGACGGCCGGATCACCGCCGTCTACATCGTCCGCAACCCCGACAAGCTCCGGCACCTCGACGGCCGCTGA
- a CDS encoding NADPH-dependent F420 reductase has product MRYAVLGTGEVGRTLAGRLLELGHEVTLGSRTRDNPVAVEWATAAAGRAHAGTFADAAAAGEVVVNAVGGRVALDALRAAGAEHLDGKVLVDVSNPLAFDDGQPRLDPVESDSVAERIQRAFPHTRVVKTLNTVNCQVMVDPGRVPGEHHVFVCGADARAKERVTGLLAEFGWPAGRVLDLGGIRSARAVEMYLPLWLTLFRGFGHADFNIEVRRAR; this is encoded by the coding sequence ATGCGGTACGCGGTGCTGGGCACGGGCGAGGTGGGCCGTACCCTGGCCGGCCGGCTGCTGGAGCTGGGGCACGAGGTGACCCTCGGTTCCCGCACCCGGGACAACCCGGTGGCGGTGGAGTGGGCGACGGCCGCGGCCGGCCGGGCCCACGCGGGGACGTTCGCGGACGCGGCGGCGGCGGGCGAGGTGGTCGTCAACGCGGTGGGCGGCCGGGTGGCGCTGGACGCGCTGCGGGCGGCGGGTGCGGAGCATCTGGACGGCAAGGTGCTGGTGGACGTCTCCAATCCGCTGGCGTTCGACGACGGGCAGCCGCGGCTGGACCCGGTGGAGTCGGACAGCGTGGCCGAGCGGATCCAGCGGGCGTTCCCGCACACGCGCGTGGTGAAGACGCTGAACACCGTCAACTGCCAGGTGATGGTGGACCCGGGGCGGGTGCCGGGCGAGCACCATGTGTTCGTGTGCGGGGCGGACGCCCGGGCCAAGGAGCGGGTGACGGGTCTGCTCGCGGAGTTCGGCTGGCCGGCCGGGCGGGTGCTGGACCTGGGCGGCATCCGGTCGGCACGCGCGGTGGAGATGTATCTGCCGCTGTGGCTGACCCTGTTCCGCGGTTTCGGGCACGCCGACTTCAACATCGAGGTGCGCCGGGCGCGTTGA
- a CDS encoding alpha/beta fold hydrolase, producing the protein MSATVSFKVPAPHGPGEVTVSYARVGRGEPLVLLHGIGHHRQAWDPVVDILATEREVIAVDLPGFGASPGLPAGLAYDLPTTNSVLGALFEALELDRPHVAGNSLGGLLALELGREKLVRSVTALSPAGFWTEAERRYAFTVLLAMRGIARRLPLPLVERLARTAAGRTALTSTIYARPGRRSPEAVVAETLALVGATGFEATLRAGSAVRFTDELSGLPVTVAWGSRDRILVRRQGVRAKRLIPHARLVRLPGCGHCPMNDDPALVARVILDGSR; encoded by the coding sequence ATGTCCGCCACCGTCTCCTTCAAGGTCCCCGCACCGCACGGCCCGGGCGAGGTGACCGTGTCCTACGCGCGCGTGGGCCGCGGTGAACCGCTGGTCCTGCTGCACGGCATCGGCCATCACCGGCAGGCCTGGGACCCGGTCGTGGACATCCTGGCCACCGAGCGCGAGGTGATCGCCGTCGACCTGCCCGGGTTCGGCGCGTCCCCGGGGCTGCCGGCGGGCCTGGCGTACGACCTGCCGACGACGAACTCCGTGCTGGGCGCCCTGTTCGAGGCGCTGGAGCTGGACCGCCCGCACGTCGCCGGCAACTCGCTGGGCGGTCTGCTCGCGCTGGAGCTGGGCCGAGAGAAGCTCGTACGGTCCGTCACCGCCCTCTCCCCCGCGGGTTTCTGGACCGAGGCCGAGCGGCGGTACGCGTTCACGGTGCTGCTCGCGATGCGCGGCATCGCCCGGCGGCTGCCCCTGCCGCTGGTGGAGCGGCTGGCCCGTACGGCGGCCGGCCGAACCGCGCTGACCAGCACCATCTACGCCCGCCCCGGGCGCCGTTCGCCGGAGGCGGTGGTCGCCGAGACGCTCGCGCTCGTCGGGGCCACCGGTTTCGAGGCGACCCTGCGGGCAGGCTCCGCCGTACGGTTCACCGACGAGCTGTCGGGCCTGCCGGTCACGGTGGCCTGGGGCAGCCGGGACCGGATCCTCGTGCGCCGCCAGGGCGTCCGCGCCAAGCGGCTCATCCCGCACGCCCGGCTGGTGCGGCTGCCCGGCTGCGGTCACTGCCCGATGAACGACGACCCGGCTCTGGTCGCGCGGGTCATCCTGGACGGCAGCCGCTGA
- a CDS encoding alkaline phosphatase D family protein, with protein MSHRPFPGRRSVLRGSLAASAALTLPVGLGAAPAFARSGRPGAHWGVQTGDVTADSGLVWVRADRPARMIVETSATEAFRNPRRWHGPLLGPGTDFTGTTRLHGLPPGEQIHYRVLLADPDDPRRTGEPVTGTFRTVSRRRRDGVRFLWSGDLAGQGWGINPDLGGYRIYDAMAKLDPDFFLCSGDNVYADGPISATQALPGGGTWRNVTTEEKAKVAETLAEYRGNFRYNLLDENLRRFNARVPSVVQWDDHEVRNNWYPGEVIASTDTRYTEKSIDVLAARARRAFGEYFPVSTLRPGAQEGRVYRVLHQGPLLDVFVLDMRTYRNANSPDDQTVDPQGILGREQLEWLKRELARSRAVWKVIAADMPLGLVVPDATENRPNFEAVAQGDPGAPLGRELQLAELLRFVKHRRITGTLWLTADVHHTSAQHYHPSRAAFTDFEPFWEFVSGPLNAGAFPAGALDGTFGPERVFVKAPTASNVSPAGGYQFFGEVDIDGDSGELTVRLREQDGTVLFTQALQPGRVGQ; from the coding sequence ATGTCCCACCGTCCGTTCCCGGGCCGCCGCAGCGTTCTGCGCGGCTCCCTCGCCGCGTCGGCGGCCCTGACCCTGCCCGTGGGCCTCGGCGCGGCCCCGGCGTTCGCCCGCTCCGGACGCCCCGGGGCGCACTGGGGCGTGCAGACCGGTGACGTGACCGCCGACTCCGGACTGGTCTGGGTGCGCGCGGACCGGCCGGCCCGGATGATCGTGGAGACCTCGGCCACCGAGGCCTTCCGCAACCCGCGCCGGTGGCACGGACCGCTGCTGGGCCCCGGCACGGACTTCACCGGCACCACCCGGCTGCACGGCCTGCCCCCCGGCGAGCAGATCCACTACCGGGTGCTGCTCGCCGACCCGGACGACCCGCGCCGCACCGGCGAGCCCGTGACCGGCACCTTCCGCACCGTGTCCCGGCGGCGCCGGGACGGCGTGCGGTTCCTGTGGTCGGGCGATCTGGCCGGCCAGGGCTGGGGCATCAACCCCGACCTCGGCGGCTACCGGATCTACGACGCGATGGCGAAGCTGGACCCGGACTTCTTCCTGTGCAGCGGCGACAACGTCTACGCCGACGGCCCCATTTCGGCCACCCAGGCGCTGCCCGGCGGCGGCACCTGGCGGAACGTCACCACCGAGGAGAAGGCGAAGGTCGCCGAGACCCTCGCCGAGTACCGGGGCAACTTCCGGTACAACCTGCTCGACGAGAACCTCAGGCGGTTCAACGCCCGCGTGCCCTCGGTCGTCCAGTGGGACGACCACGAGGTGCGCAACAACTGGTACCCGGGCGAGGTGATCGCCTCCACCGACACCCGGTACACCGAGAAGAGCATCGACGTGCTCGCCGCGCGCGCCCGGCGGGCGTTCGGCGAGTACTTCCCCGTCTCCACGCTGCGCCCAGGAGCGCAGGAGGGCCGCGTCTACCGGGTGCTGCACCAGGGCCCGCTGCTGGACGTGTTCGTGCTGGACATGCGTACGTACCGCAACGCCAACTCGCCGGACGACCAGACGGTCGACCCGCAGGGCATCCTCGGCCGGGAGCAGCTGGAGTGGCTCAAGCGGGAGCTGGCCCGGTCGCGTGCGGTGTGGAAGGTGATCGCCGCCGACATGCCGCTCGGTCTCGTCGTGCCCGATGCGACGGAGAACCGGCCGAACTTCGAGGCGGTGGCCCAGGGCGACCCGGGTGCCCCGCTCGGCCGTGAGCTGCAGCTCGCCGAGCTGCTGCGGTTCGTGAAGCACCGGCGGATCACCGGCACGCTGTGGCTGACGGCGGACGTGCACCACACCTCCGCGCAGCACTACCACCCCTCCCGGGCCGCGTTCACCGACTTCGAGCCGTTCTGGGAGTTCGTCTCCGGGCCGCTGAACGCCGGCGCCTTCCCGGCCGGCGCGCTGGACGGCACCTTCGGACCGGAGCGGGTGTTCGTGAAGGCGCCGACCGCGTCGAACGTCTCACCCGCGGGCGGCTACCAGTTCTTCGGCGAGGTCGACATCGACGGGGACAGCGGCGAGCTGACGGTACGGCTGCGGGAGCAGGACGGCACCGTGCTGTTCACCCAGGCGCTCCAGCCGGGCCGGGTCGGCCAGTAA
- a CDS encoding GNAT family N-acetyltransferase: protein MPDVTRAKHGRPVHHWRRDVVELAALFTAVAVADAVANLIGHGPDGPALLVISAIVLAATAVFHVWWSRRHGHAPPASDTGARPAAGTRPAGPSAQPAAYDIGGTLWRMRTTVKDEPGSLAALCTALAEHRVDILSLQTHPLADGTVDDFLLRAPGALAAAEITRAVALAGGTATWIERADAHDLVDVPTRVLGLAARTALDAAELPLALRQLLGRCTIRSLPGRPAGGGRGPQPVPVEGVLEDTVMRLPAPEGGVLTVERPYLPFTPTEFARARALVELDGRLGPRIPDGEDVLTLPEGNDITVRRVDTGDLAAARAMHDRCSPHTLAQRYHGPVGDTDRYLNHLLSPRFGRTLAAQTTSGHIVGLGHLLWDGDETEVALLVEDEWQQRGVGGELLGRLVAMAAEAGCASVYAVTKASNTGMVAAMRGLGLPLDYQVEEGTLVITARLDPTPVATAPGPQPPRLG from the coding sequence ATGCCTGACGTGACCCGGGCCAAGCACGGGCGGCCCGTGCACCACTGGCGGCGCGACGTCGTCGAACTCGCCGCGCTCTTCACGGCCGTGGCCGTCGCGGACGCGGTGGCGAACCTGATCGGACACGGGCCCGACGGCCCGGCCCTGCTGGTGATCTCGGCGATCGTGCTGGCCGCGACGGCGGTGTTCCACGTGTGGTGGTCACGCCGCCACGGACACGCGCCGCCGGCCAGCGATACCGGTGCCCGGCCGGCCGCCGGGACGCGGCCTGCCGGGCCCTCCGCACAGCCCGCCGCCTACGACATCGGCGGCACGCTGTGGCGGATGCGGACGACGGTGAAGGACGAGCCGGGCTCGCTGGCCGCCCTGTGCACGGCGCTCGCCGAGCACCGGGTGGACATCCTGAGCCTGCAGACGCACCCGCTGGCCGACGGCACGGTGGACGACTTCCTGTTGCGGGCGCCGGGCGCGCTCGCGGCGGCCGAGATCACCCGGGCCGTCGCGCTGGCCGGGGGTACGGCCACCTGGATCGAGCGGGCCGACGCCCACGACCTGGTCGACGTGCCCACCCGGGTGCTCGGCCTGGCCGCCCGCACCGCCCTGGACGCCGCCGAACTACCGCTGGCGCTGCGCCAGCTGCTGGGCCGCTGCACGATCCGGTCGCTGCCCGGCAGGCCGGCCGGCGGCGGCCGCGGACCGCAGCCGGTGCCGGTCGAGGGGGTCCTGGAGGACACCGTGATGCGGCTGCCGGCACCCGAGGGCGGTGTGCTCACCGTGGAGCGGCCGTACCTGCCGTTCACCCCCACCGAGTTCGCCCGCGCGCGGGCGCTGGTGGAGCTGGACGGCCGGCTCGGACCGCGCATCCCCGACGGTGAGGACGTGCTGACCCTCCCCGAGGGCAACGACATCACCGTGCGCCGGGTCGACACCGGGGACCTGGCCGCGGCCCGGGCGATGCACGACCGGTGCTCACCGCACACCCTCGCCCAGCGCTACCACGGCCCGGTCGGCGACACCGACCGCTATCTGAACCACCTGCTCAGCCCCCGCTTCGGCCGCACCCTGGCCGCCCAGACCACCTCCGGGCACATCGTCGGCCTCGGGCATCTGCTGTGGGACGGCGACGAGACCGAGGTGGCGCTGCTGGTCGAGGACGAGTGGCAGCAGCGCGGCGTCGGCGGCGAGCTGCTCGGCCGGCTGGTGGCGATGGCGGCGGAGGCCGGCTGCGCGAGCGTGTACGCGGTGACCAAGGCGTCCAACACCGGCATGGTGGCCGCGATGCGCGGACTCGGGCTGCCGCTGGACTACCAGGTCGAGGAGGGCACGCTGGTGATCACGGCCCGGCTGGACCCCACACCGGTCGCCACCGCGCCCGGCCCCCAGCCGCCCCGGCTCGGCTGA
- a CDS encoding trans-sulfuration enzyme family protein, whose translation MDTASTGAYDDVRTATRALATEAVHAGRDDLARQGLHAPPIDLSTTYPSYDSRAEAARIDAFATDGADPVGPPVYGRLGNPTVARFETALARLEGTESAVAFASGMAALSAVLLARSAMGLRHVVAVRPLYGCSDHLLTAGLLGTEVTWTDPAGIAEALRPDTGLVMVESPANPTLAELDLRALAHACGSVPLLADNTFATPVLQRPAEQGARLVLHSATKYLGGHGDVLAGVVACDEEFAGRLRQIRFATGGVLHPLAGYLLLRGLSTLPVRVRAASANAAELVRRLAADPRVARVRYPRLGGAMIAFEVHGDPHEVISRVRLVTPAVSLGSVDTLIQHPASISHRIVDADDRRGAGVSDRLLRLSVGLEDVDDLWADLDQALGAPRERRVTALQEAVR comes from the coding sequence ATGGACACAGCGAGCACCGGTGCCTACGACGACGTACGCACCGCAACGAGAGCCCTGGCCACCGAGGCCGTGCACGCCGGCCGCGACGACCTCGCCCGCCAGGGCCTGCACGCCCCCCCGATCGACCTGTCCACCACCTACCCCTCCTACGACAGCCGCGCCGAGGCCGCCCGCATCGACGCCTTCGCCACCGACGGCGCCGACCCGGTCGGGCCGCCCGTCTACGGCCGCCTCGGCAACCCGACCGTCGCCCGCTTCGAGACCGCCCTCGCCCGCCTGGAGGGCACCGAGTCCGCGGTCGCCTTCGCCAGCGGCATGGCGGCTCTCAGCGCGGTCCTCCTCGCCCGGTCCGCCATGGGCCTGCGCCATGTCGTCGCGGTACGGCCCCTGTACGGATGCAGTGACCATCTGTTGACCGCCGGACTGCTGGGCACGGAGGTCACCTGGACCGACCCGGCCGGCATCGCGGAAGCGCTGCGCCCGGACACCGGCCTGGTGATGGTCGAGTCCCCGGCCAACCCGACCCTCGCCGAGCTGGACCTGCGGGCCCTCGCGCACGCCTGCGGCTCCGTGCCGCTGCTCGCCGACAACACCTTCGCCACGCCCGTGCTCCAGCGCCCGGCCGAGCAGGGCGCCCGGCTGGTGCTGCACAGCGCCACCAAGTACCTCGGCGGGCACGGCGATGTGCTGGCCGGTGTGGTCGCCTGCGACGAGGAGTTCGCGGGCCGGCTGCGGCAGATACGTTTCGCCACCGGGGGAGTCCTCCATCCGCTCGCCGGCTACCTGCTGCTGCGGGGGCTGTCCACGCTTCCCGTGCGGGTGCGGGCCGCGTCCGCGAACGCCGCCGAGCTGGTCCGCCGGCTCGCCGCCGACCCGCGCGTGGCCCGGGTCCGCTATCCGCGGCTCGGCGGCGCGATGATCGCCTTCGAGGTGCACGGCGATCCGCACGAGGTGATCTCCCGGGTCCGGCTCGTCACCCCCGCGGTGAGCCTGGGCAGCGTCGACACGCTCATCCAGCACCCCGCGTCCATCAGCCACCGCATCGTGGACGCCGACGACCGGCGCGGGGCCGGGGTGAGCGACCGGCTGCTGCGGCTGTCCGTCGGCCTGGAGGACGTCGACGACCTCTGGGCCGACCTCGACCAGGCACTGGGCGCTCCGCGTGAACGGCGGGTCACGGCACTGCAGGAGGCGGTGCGCTGA
- a CDS encoding Lrp/AsnC family transcriptional regulator: MAESVVLDPVDLHLLRLLQNDARTTYRDLAAQVGVAPSTCLDRVTRLRRSGVILGHRLRLDPAKLGRGLQALLSVQVRPHRRELVGPFVERIRALPEARSVFHLTGPDDYLVHVAVADMADLQRLVLDEFTARREVARVETRLIFQQWECGPLLPPGHAQS, from the coding sequence ATGGCCGAATCCGTCGTACTGGATCCGGTCGATCTGCACCTGCTGCGGCTGTTGCAGAACGACGCCCGGACCACCTACCGCGACCTCGCCGCGCAGGTGGGCGTGGCGCCGTCGACCTGTCTGGACCGGGTGACCCGGCTGCGCCGCTCGGGCGTGATCCTCGGCCACCGGCTGCGGCTCGATCCGGCCAAGCTCGGGCGCGGGCTCCAGGCGCTGCTGTCGGTGCAGGTACGGCCGCACCGGCGGGAGCTGGTGGGACCGTTCGTCGAACGGATCCGGGCGCTGCCGGAGGCGCGGTCGGTGTTCCATCTGACCGGGCCGGACGACTACCTCGTGCATGTGGCGGTCGCGGACATGGCCGATCTCCAGCGGCTGGTGCTGGACGAGTTCACGGCGCGGCGCGAGGTGGCCCGGGTGGAGACCCGGCTGATCTTCCAGCAGTGGGAGTGCGGACCGCTGCTGCCGCCCGGCCACGCCCAGAGCTGA
- a CDS encoding DUF885 domain-containing protein, with product MSETQSPLPRQVADAYVDDLIALDPVTGTYLGVKESSSRLPDYSPAGQEALAELARTTLAKLDEAERRPGADSDVERRCARLLRERLTAELAVHDAEEHLRRIGNLDTPAHAVREIFTVTPADTEEDWAAIAQRLRAVPAALAGYRASLELGLERKLFAAPRPTATHIDQLTEWTDTDGKGRGWYEDFAAAGPEALRAELDEAARAATGALVELRDWLRDVYAPATEGAPNVVGRDRYARWARYFNGTDLDLDEAYAYGWAEFHRILGEMRKEAEKILPGAETPWVALAHLDEHGRHIEGVDEVREWLQGLMDKAIEELDGTHFELAERVRRVESCIAPPGGAAAPYYTPPSEDFSRPGRTWLPTMGLTRFPVYDLVSTWYHEGVPGHHLQLAQWAHVAENLSRYQATIGGVSANAEGWALYAERLMDELGYLTDPEERLGYLDAQMMRAARVIVDIGMHLELEIPADAPFHPGERWTPELAEEFFGAHSSRPADYVESELTRYLTIPGQAIGYKLGERAWLLGREKARERHGDAFDLKAWHMAALSQGSLGLDDLVDELARL from the coding sequence ATGTCTGAGACCCAGAGCCCGCTTCCCCGTCAGGTCGCCGACGCCTACGTCGACGACCTCATCGCCCTCGACCCGGTCACCGGTACGTACCTCGGTGTGAAGGAGAGTTCGAGCAGGCTGCCCGACTACTCGCCGGCCGGTCAGGAGGCCCTGGCGGAGCTGGCGCGGACCACGCTCGCGAAGCTGGACGAGGCCGAGCGGCGGCCCGGTGCGGACAGTGACGTGGAGCGGCGCTGCGCCCGGCTGCTGCGGGAGCGGCTGACCGCCGAACTCGCCGTTCACGACGCCGAGGAGCATCTGCGCCGGATCGGCAACCTGGACACGCCCGCCCACGCGGTCCGGGAGATCTTCACGGTCACCCCGGCCGACACCGAGGAGGACTGGGCGGCGATCGCGCAGCGGCTGCGCGCGGTGCCCGCCGCCCTCGCCGGCTACCGGGCTTCCCTCGAACTCGGCCTGGAACGCAAGCTGTTCGCGGCGCCCCGGCCTACCGCGACCCACATCGACCAGCTCACCGAGTGGACGGACACGGACGGCAAGGGCCGCGGCTGGTACGAGGACTTCGCCGCCGCGGGCCCCGAGGCGCTGCGCGCGGAGCTGGACGAGGCGGCGCGTGCGGCGACCGGCGCCCTGGTGGAGCTGCGGGACTGGCTGCGGGACGTGTACGCGCCGGCGACCGAGGGCGCCCCGAACGTGGTCGGCCGGGACCGGTACGCGCGCTGGGCCCGCTACTTCAACGGCACGGACCTGGACCTGGACGAGGCGTACGCGTACGGTTGGGCGGAGTTCCACCGCATACTCGGCGAGATGCGCAAGGAGGCGGAGAAGATCCTGCCCGGCGCGGAGACGCCGTGGGTGGCGCTCGCGCACCTGGACGAGCACGGCCGGCACATCGAGGGCGTGGACGAGGTCCGGGAGTGGCTCCAGGGCCTGATGGACAAGGCGATCGAGGAGCTGGACGGCACGCACTTCGAACTCGCCGAGCGGGTTCGCAGGGTGGAGTCCTGCATCGCCCCGCCCGGCGGCGCGGCGGCGCCCTACTACACGCCGCCGTCGGAGGACTTCTCCCGGCCCGGCCGCACCTGGCTGCCGACCATGGGCCTGACCCGGTTCCCGGTCTACGACCTCGTCTCGACCTGGTACCACGAGGGCGTGCCCGGGCATCACCTCCAGCTCGCGCAGTGGGCGCACGTGGCGGAGAACCTCTCCCGCTACCAGGCGACGATCGGCGGGGTCAGCGCCAACGCGGAGGGCTGGGCGCTGTACGCGGAACGGCTGATGGACGAGCTGGGCTACCTCACGGATCCCGAGGAGCGGCTCGGCTACCTGGACGCGCAGATGATGCGGGCGGCCCGGGTGATCGTGGACATCGGCATGCACCTGGAGCTGGAGATCCCGGCGGATGCGCCGTTCCACCCCGGTGAGCGGTGGACGCCGGAGCTGGCCGAGGAGTTCTTCGGCGCGCACAGCAGCCGGCCGGCGGACTACGTGGAGAGCGAGCTGACCCGGTACCTGACGATCCCGGGCCAGGCGATCGGCTACAAGCTCGGCGAGCGGGCGTGGCTGCTCGGCCGTGAGAAGGCGCGCGAGCGGCACGGCGACGCGTTCGACCTGAAGGCCTGGCACATGGCGGCGCTGTCGCAGGGCTCCCTGGGCCTGGACGACCTGGTGGACGAGCTGGCCCGGCTCTGA
- a CDS encoding ferredoxin has protein sequence MRLVVDLNKCQGYAQCAFLAPDVFALHGDESLIYNPRADDDQRERVARAVAACPVQAITADAVDRAAGVREASDDR, from the coding sequence ATGAGGCTCGTCGTCGATCTCAACAAGTGTCAGGGGTACGCGCAGTGCGCGTTCCTCGCGCCGGACGTCTTCGCCCTGCACGGCGATGAGTCGCTGATCTACAACCCGCGCGCGGACGACGACCAGCGCGAGCGGGTGGCGCGGGCCGTGGCCGCCTGCCCGGTGCAGGCGATCACCGCCGACGCCGTGGACCGCGCGGCCGGGGTCCGGGAGGCGTCCGATGACCGCTGA
- a CDS encoding NAD(P)/FAD-dependent oxidoreductase — translation MTADYVEWLRREGRIVIVGASLAGRRAAETLRAEGFAGELTLIGDEPYEPYDRPPLSKSVLLGMASPHHTELPHRREIDAKWRLGVAATGLDLTAKRVRLADGDEVEYDRLLIATGVRARPWPKEEEARLDGVCLLRTRDDAADLYRRLKAGPRRVFVIGAGFAGSEVASACREMGLPVTVAERAGAPLVGALGGVVGAVAADLQTENGVDLRTHVTVTALEGDPAGRVRAVHLSDESVVEADVVVVSLGSLRNTEWLDGSGLGAGPRGIACDAGCRAFDFRGIVTDDVFVAGDVARSPHALFGYQFLSLEHWGNAVAQAETAAHNMICHGVDRRPHLWMPAFWSSMFGVNIKSVGVPPMGEEIMITQGSLAERRFVGVYGYQGRIVAAVSFDNTRWLEFYQAQIERGAPFPVEFTTMDRRPENRQPLPAGFPDPSLPTHGPTVTLSGYSPADQQLVFHPARH, via the coding sequence ATGACCGCTGACTACGTGGAGTGGCTCAGGCGCGAGGGCCGGATCGTGATCGTAGGCGCCTCACTGGCCGGCCGGCGGGCCGCCGAGACGCTGCGTGCCGAGGGCTTCGCCGGTGAGCTGACCCTGATCGGGGACGAGCCGTACGAACCGTACGACCGGCCGCCGCTGTCCAAGTCCGTGCTGCTGGGCATGGCCTCCCCGCACCACACCGAGCTGCCCCACCGCCGGGAGATCGACGCCAAGTGGCGCCTCGGCGTCGCCGCCACCGGCCTGGACCTGACGGCCAAACGGGTCCGGCTGGCCGACGGGGACGAGGTGGAGTACGACCGGCTGCTCATCGCCACCGGTGTGCGCGCCCGGCCGTGGCCGAAGGAGGAGGAGGCCCGGCTCGACGGCGTCTGCCTGCTGCGCACGCGGGACGACGCGGCCGACCTGTACCGGCGGCTGAAGGCGGGGCCGCGCCGGGTGTTCGTCATCGGCGCCGGGTTCGCCGGTTCGGAGGTGGCCTCGGCGTGCCGGGAGATGGGCCTGCCGGTCACCGTGGCGGAACGGGCGGGGGCGCCGCTGGTGGGGGCGCTCGGCGGGGTCGTCGGCGCGGTCGCGGCCGACCTGCAGACCGAGAACGGCGTGGACCTGCGCACCCATGTGACGGTGACCGCGCTGGAGGGCGACCCGGCCGGCCGGGTGCGGGCCGTCCACCTGTCGGACGAGAGCGTCGTCGAGGCGGACGTGGTCGTGGTCTCGCTCGGGTCGCTGCGGAACACCGAGTGGCTGGACGGGTCGGGGCTGGGCGCCGGGCCGCGGGGCATCGCGTGTGACGCGGGCTGCCGGGCCTTCGACTTCCGGGGCATCGTCACGGACGACGTCTTCGTGGCCGGCGATGTGGCGCGCTCCCCGCACGCGCTCTTCGGCTACCAGTTCCTCTCGCTGGAGCACTGGGGCAACGCCGTCGCCCAGGCGGAGACGGCCGCGCACAACATGATCTGCCACGGCGTCGACCGGCGCCCGCACCTGTGGATGCCCGCCTTCTGGTCCTCGATGTTCGGTGTGAACATCAAGTCGGTCGGGGTGCCGCCCATGGGCGAGGAGATCATGATCACGCAGGGTTCGCTGGCCGAGCGCCGGTTCGTCGGCGTCTACGGGTACCAGGGCCGGATCGTGGCCGCCGTGTCCTTCGACAACACCCGGTGGCTGGAGTTCTACCAGGCGCAGATCGAGCGGGGCGCGCCGTTCCCGGTGGAGTTCACGACGATGGACCGGCGTCCCGAGAACCGGCAGCCGCTCCCGGCCGGCTTCCCGGACCCCTCCCTGCCGACCCACGGCCCCACGGTGACCCTCAGCGGTTACTCACCGGCCGACCAGCAGCTGGTCTTCCACCCCGCCCGCCACTGA